One window of the Actinomyces wuliandei genome contains the following:
- the glgB gene encoding 1,4-alpha-glucan branching protein GlgB: protein MTDATAPEPAPDNAAPPRPVPVDPWVLADVAYARYHNPHEVLGAHVGDHGVTVRTVRHLADAVVVVTAEGAYPATHEQDGVWVAVLPGQEVPDYRIKVTYGDETITVDDPYRFLPTLGEMDTYLISEGRHEELWEVLGSHVKHFPGSLGDVDGTAFAVWAPNARAVRVVGDFNYWDGTATAMRSLGSSGVWELFVPGVGVGARYKYEICFADGSWHQKADPLARASEVPPATASVVTDRFHEWGDQEWMARRAETNPHNQPMSIYEVHVGSWRQGLGYRGLAEELVPYVKEAGFTHVELMPVAEHPFGGSWGYQVTGYYAPTARFGTPDDFRYLVDQLHQAGIGVILDWVPAHFPKDEWALARFDGTALYEDPDPQRGEHPDWGTYVFNFGRNEVRNFLVANALYWLQDFHIDGLRVDAVASMLYLDYSREDGQWHPNQFGGRENLEAISFLQEATATAYRKCPGVLMAAEESTAWPGVTAPTEYGGLGFGLKWNMGWMNDTLRYLAEDPVNRRYHHGELTFSLVYAFSEQFILPLSHDEVVHGKGSLLSKMPGDAWQELAGLRALYAYQWSHPGKQLLFMGQEFGQGAEWNADSSLDWWILDDPGHQGLLRLVTDLNALYKASPALWTEDFSHRGFEWIEAGDGDHNVLSYLRKGTDAEGRADLMVCVVNFAGTPHEGYRVGLPFAGGWDEVLNTDSPQYGGSGVDNLGHVEAEELPWNGRPASVRLRVPPLGAIFLRPSQD from the coding sequence ATGACCGATGCGACCGCACCAGAGCCCGCCCCCGACAACGCCGCGCCGCCCAGGCCCGTCCCTGTGGACCCCTGGGTGCTGGCCGACGTGGCCTACGCCCGCTACCACAACCCGCACGAGGTCCTCGGCGCCCACGTGGGCGACCACGGGGTGACGGTGCGTACCGTGCGCCACCTGGCTGACGCCGTCGTCGTGGTCACTGCGGAGGGCGCCTACCCCGCCACCCACGAGCAGGACGGCGTGTGGGTCGCGGTCCTGCCCGGCCAGGAGGTCCCTGACTACCGCATCAAGGTCACCTACGGGGACGAGACCATCACCGTGGACGACCCCTACCGCTTCCTGCCCACCCTGGGCGAGATGGACACCTACCTCATCTCCGAGGGGCGCCACGAGGAGCTGTGGGAGGTGCTGGGCTCCCACGTCAAGCACTTCCCCGGCTCGCTGGGGGACGTGGACGGCACCGCCTTCGCGGTGTGGGCGCCCAACGCCCGGGCCGTGCGCGTGGTGGGCGACTTCAACTACTGGGATGGCACCGCCACCGCCATGCGCTCCCTGGGCTCCTCCGGGGTGTGGGAGCTGTTTGTCCCCGGGGTGGGGGTGGGCGCCCGCTACAAGTACGAGATCTGCTTCGCCGACGGCTCCTGGCACCAGAAGGCCGACCCCCTGGCCCGCGCCTCCGAGGTCCCCCCGGCCACGGCCAGCGTGGTCACCGACCGCTTCCACGAGTGGGGCGACCAGGAGTGGATGGCCAGGAGGGCAGAGACCAACCCCCACAACCAGCCCATGAGCATCTACGAGGTCCACGTCGGCTCGTGGAGGCAGGGCCTGGGCTACCGGGGGCTGGCCGAGGAGCTCGTCCCCTACGTCAAGGAGGCAGGCTTCACCCACGTCGAGCTCATGCCCGTGGCCGAGCACCCCTTCGGAGGGTCCTGGGGCTACCAGGTCACCGGCTACTACGCCCCCACCGCCCGCTTCGGGACCCCGGACGACTTCAGGTACCTGGTGGACCAGCTCCACCAGGCGGGTATCGGTGTCATCCTGGACTGGGTCCCCGCCCACTTCCCCAAGGACGAGTGGGCGCTGGCGCGCTTCGACGGCACCGCCCTGTACGAGGACCCCGACCCCCAGCGCGGTGAGCACCCCGACTGGGGCACCTACGTGTTCAACTTCGGCCGCAACGAGGTGCGCAACTTCCTGGTGGCCAACGCCCTGTACTGGCTCCAGGACTTCCACATCGACGGCCTGCGCGTGGACGCGGTGGCCTCCATGCTCTACCTGGACTACTCCCGCGAGGACGGCCAGTGGCACCCCAACCAGTTCGGCGGGCGGGAGAACCTGGAGGCCATCAGCTTCCTCCAGGAGGCCACCGCCACCGCCTACCGCAAGTGCCCGGGTGTCCTCATGGCGGCCGAGGAGTCCACCGCCTGGCCGGGGGTCACCGCCCCCACAGAGTACGGCGGCCTGGGCTTCGGCCTGAAGTGGAACATGGGGTGGATGAACGACACCCTGCGCTACCTGGCAGAGGACCCGGTCAACCGCCGCTACCACCACGGTGAGCTGACCTTCTCCCTGGTCTACGCCTTCTCCGAGCAGTTCATCCTGCCGCTGAGCCACGACGAGGTCGTCCACGGCAAGGGCTCCCTGCTGTCCAAGATGCCCGGCGACGCCTGGCAGGAGCTGGCCGGCCTGCGCGCCCTGTACGCCTACCAGTGGTCCCACCCAGGCAAGCAGCTGCTCTTCATGGGCCAGGAGTTCGGCCAGGGCGCGGAGTGGAACGCGGACAGCTCCCTGGACTGGTGGATCCTGGACGACCCCGGCCACCAGGGCCTGCTGCGGCTCGTCACCGACCTCAACGCCCTCTACAAGGCCTCCCCCGCCCTGTGGACCGAGGACTTCTCCCACCGGGGCTTCGAGTGGATCGAGGCCGGGGACGGCGACCACAACGTCCTGTCCTACCTGCGTAAGGGCACCGACGCCGAGGGCCGGGCGGACCTCATGGTGTGCGTGGTCAACTTCGCCGGCACCCCGCACGAGGGCTACCGGGTGGGGCTGCCCTTCGCCGGTGGTTGGGACGAGGTCCTCAACACCGATTCCCCGCAGTACGGGGGCTCCGGCGTGGACAACCTCGGTCATGTCGAGGCCGAGGAGCTGCCCTGGAACGGGCGTCCCGCCTCCGTGCGTCTGCGCGTGCCCCCGCTGGGCGCCATCTTCCTGCGTCCCTCACAGGACTGA